GAGTCTTCTGATTCATCCCGATTTCATCCATCCCTATCCGCTGTTCAATCGGTTGAAAGCATACGGCTTTTTCTCCTACGCGCTCAGTGAAGCCCTGCATCCTTCCGAGCAGGAAATCCAGCTCATCGAAACGCTCATGGGCACCATACGCTACGAATACCAGGCTGGCATTGATAACTTCAGCCAGGATATTCTCATCAGCCAGCTGGAACTGCTGCTCAACTACTGTAACCGGTTTTATCATCGGCAGTTTCTCACCCGCAAAAAAGCCAATCACGACGTACTGTCCCGATTGGAAGCCTGGCTTCAGGATTATTTTGCCACTGATAAAGCCGCCCGCTTGGGCGTTCCGACGGTGCAGCAGGTAGCCGACCAACTGCAGCTGTCGACGGCTTACCTAAGCGACATGCTCCGAGTTTTGACGGGACAGAGTGCCCAGCAGCACCTAACCGATCATGTTATTGAGCGGGGCAAAGAACTACTGGCGACCACCTCCCTGACGGTGGGTGAAATTGCCTTTCGACTTGGCTACGAGAATCCGCAAGGCTTTCATAAGCTGTTTAAGGCTAAAACCCAGCAGACACCCCTGGCCTTCCGGGCCGCTATGAATTAAGCCATTCGTTAACACCCTGACATTATGAAACCCTACACGCTAATGATTAACGGCAAAGCCTATTCGGTAACAGCCGATCCGACGATGCCGCTACTGTGGGTCATTCGGGATGTGGTGGGCCTGAAAGGCACCAAGTTTGGTTGCGGGATGGGACTCTGTGGAGCCTGTACAGTTCACCTGGACGGCCAGCCCATCCGTTCCTGCCAGATACCCATCGACCTCATCAAAAGGAACCAAACCATTATGACGATTGAAGGCCTTTCGAAAGCGGGTGATCATATCGTGCAAAAAGCCTGGGTGGAGCACCAGGTGCCGCAGTGCGGCTATTGTCAATCGGGGCAGATCATGTCCGCAGTTGCCTTGCTGAAAGCGAATCCGTCACCAACGGATGCTGACATTGACGCGGCCATGGGGGGCAATATCTGCCGATGTGGTACCTACGTCCGCATCCGGCAGGCTATTCACTCGGCGGCTTCGGCCATGCGCCAGGCGAAGAAGGCCACTCCGTCATCCCCCGCCAAAAAACAGCCTTCGGTCCGATAACCTCACCCCATATGACTTCCCACAATCTTTCCCGACGGGCGTTTATTCGTCGTACGAGTGTATCGGGAGCGGCCTTATTACTTGGTATATCGACAGGAGGGCCGTCATTCCTCGTTGCGCAGACGGACCCACTGGCCCGTCCACCCGAGAATTTCAGCCCTTATATTCAGATCGATCCCTTGGGCGTCATTACGCTTTATAATCCCAAACCCGAACTGGGGCAAGGTACATTTCAGTCCCTACCCGCCCTTATTTGCGAAGAGCTGGAGGTGACCTTGGAGCAGGTGACGATTGTTCATACCAACGGCGAGAAAATCTTTGGGGACAGTCAGTTTTCGGCGGGGAGTATGTCGGTTAAATCCCTCTATACCGCCTTGCGAACGGTAGGCGCTGCGGCCCGCCAGATGCTGCTAATGGCGGCCAGCCAGCGGTGGGCCGTTCCAATTGAAACCTGCTACGCTCAGCAAGGCAGGATCGTTCACCGGCCAACGGGTCGGCAATTTACGTATGGGGAACTAGCCGGGGAAGCAGCACAACTGACCGTTCCTCAACATCCACCTCTAAAAGAGCCGGCTAATTTTACCTTAATCGGTAAATCAGTGCCCAGACCCGATGTGCCGGCCAAAACCACGGGAGAGACAGTGTTTGGCATCGATGTCGACTTACCGGGGATGCTTTACGCGTCCATTGAACGTTGTCCGGTAATCGGCGGTAAATTGGTCAAATTTGATGCCAGCAAAGCCTTGAGGATGCCGGGTGTAGCCGGAGTCTTTCCCGTAAAACGCACCCTGGGCCGGTATGAATACACGGGCGTCGGCATTGTTGCCCGTTCGTATTGGGCGGCCTTACAGGCTCGCAAAGGCCTGATAATCGACTGGGATGTTGAGGGACTGAATACTTTTGCCAGTGCGGAGTTTGAGAACACCCTGCGCGCCCTACATACCCAACCCGGCCTGGCGATCAACCCCGTAGGCGATTTTGAAACAGCTTACGCCCAGGCTCCCCGGCACCTGGAAGCGTTTTATGAAACCCCTATGGTGGCCCATTCGCCGATGGAGCCCATGAACTGCGTGGCCCTCTGGTCGGGCGAGCAGGTTGAGATTTGGGTATCGACTCAGGTACCGGGTGCGCTGACCGGCAGTGGTCCTTCGTTTATGGTCGATTTGCCCAAAACCCTGGGTATCCCGGCCGAAAACATCACCCTGCATACCCAGTTTTGTGGCGGGGGCTTTGGCCGCCGGTTATACCTGGATTTTATCGTGGAAGCCATTGAACTAGCCAAGCTTACGGGTAAACCCGTCAAATCCGTCTGGACAAGAGAAGACACGACCCAGCAGGGACCCTTCCGACCCATGACGTTTTCGGCGATGAAAGCGGGACTATCATCCGAAGGAAAGGTTCTGGCTTTTCAGCACAAGATCATTGCCCCTTCGATTGCTGAATCCCTGAGTGGGACGTTTGATGGAACCAAACTGGATGGCCGCATGAGTGAGGGCGTCAGTGATCAGGCCTACGAGATAGGGGCCATGAAGAACACCTACGTGCGGGCCGATACGCATATTCCACTGGGTTCGTGGCGATCGGTGACCTCGTCGACCACGGCTTTTGCCCATGAGTGCTTTATCGATGAGCTGGCCCATCAGGCGGGGCAAGACCCGCTGGCGTTTCGCCTGGCCATGCTGACCAAAGCCTCGGACACCAAACGGATGCTGCTCAAGCTGAAAGACGTATCGGGCTGGGACAAACCACTTCCGGCCGGAAGAGCCCGAGGAATCGCTCAGTGGGCATTTTTTGCGGGTCTGTGCGGACAAGTCGTTGAGGTATCTCGTCAACCGGACGGCCAGATTAAGGTTGACAAGGTGGTGGCCGTCATTGATCTGGGTACGGTTGTTCATCCTGATAACGTAAAAAATCAGGTGGAAGGTGCGATTGTCATGGCCCTAACGGCGGCCACCAAACCCGGAATTACGTTTGCAGGCGGGAAGGTAACGCAAAGCAATTTTCATGATAGCCCTGTCTTACGGATGAATGAGACGCCAAAAATCGAGGTGCATATTCTGGCGGATGGCGGTCCCATGAAAGGCGTTGGCGAACCCGGTTTACCCCCGCTGGCTCCAGCCCTGGCCAATGCCCTATTTGCCTTGACGGGCAAACGGCTTCGTACACTTCCCATTGATTTAGCTAGCATCCGATAAACCCACTGGGGGCTTCCTGCTTATCATTATTCAAAATCGTCCGAAACTATATGCGTGTATTATTAACAGGTGTTTCCAGTTTTCTGGGCGCGCATACGGCTATTCAACTGCTGGAAAAGGGGTATCAGGTAGTAGGAACGCTGCGAGACATAGGTCGCGCCAACGACATGCGCACCATCATTGGCCAACACACCGATAAAATTGAACAGCTGGCGTTTGTGGAAGCAGATCTGGCCGACACGGCGATATGGGATAAGCTGGTAGAGGGAGTTGACTTTGTGCAGCATATTGCCTCCCCCTTCCCGCATGGTGAACCAACTCATGAAGCGAATGTCATCGTGCCCGCCAAAGAAGGTACGCTAGCCATTCTCAAAGCCGCTTCGAAGCATCAGCTAAAACGGGTCGTGCTGACGTCGGCTATTGGTGCATCATTCTACGGTAAGCCAAAGGGCCAACAGAGCGGTGTATATGATGAAACTGTCTGGACCGATGAAACGAACCGGGCGGATACGACGGCGTATTACCGGAGTAAAACCATCGCGGAAAAAGCCGCCTGGGCGTTTATGGAGCAGGATGCCAGTGGGTTGGAACTAACGACGGTGTTACCTGGCGCGCTGCTAGGACCCGTGTTGGAGAAAGATTATGGCCATACTCCTGAAATCATCTTGAACTTGCTGAACCGCCGTGTACCTGCCGTTCCCAACGTAGGCTTTGATTTGGTCGATGTGCGATCAGCAGCCGATTTGCTTCTACGAGCCATGGAGGCCTCTCAGGCCGCTGGCCAACGGTTTTTGGGCACAGCCGGTTATTTATCGTTTCGACAAATCGCAGCGCTACTAAACGAAAACTACCCAGATCGAAAAATACCTTCTGGCACCATACCCAGCTGGCTACTGCAGGTTTTGGGCTGGTTTGATCCATCGTTAGCGGCCGTAGTCGTTGATCTGGACAAAGAACGCAAAGGCAACAGTAACAAAGCAAAGCAACTGCTGGATTGGCAACCCATTAACAGTAGAGAAGCGGTGTTATCCTGTGCAGATAGTATGTTTCGAGTCGGACTGATTAGCGAATGAGGAAGATGGGTTAAGTCATTCGCTATGACCTGAGAAAGATTTCTATCCCTATAGAATGAACAAGTTAACCCAGTTAATGTCTCCAACCACTGGTTCTCAAAATAACGCTCCCACCTGAGACGAGTGGAGTCTCACGATCTGTTCATCGGGCGTTTTGAGGACGATTATCATCTAGAATCTATCAACTCCGGTTAATAGCAGACGAACTACCTTGTCCTGATTGGAAGCGGAGGTTTTTTTGCACGCAAGTAGCCAGTTGTTATAAACGAAATACCAATCGTTCGGTTTAGTCCCCTCTCTACGCCCACGATGTTTGTTTCCCGATGATCCAGCGCAACGCCCAGCGGCTACTGAAACTCATCAATCAGTTGCTGGACCTGAGCAAGCTGGAAGCCGGACAACTCCAGGCGGAATCCAAACCGGGTGAGCTAACGGCCTTCTTCCGAACGCTGGCCAGTTCGTTCAGTTCCTTTGCCGAAAGTCGCCACATTCCGTTTACCTTTTCCCAAACCCAAACGCCAGGCTGGGTTGCCTTCGACCACCATAAGCTGGAGACGGTGGTAACCAATTTGCTCGCCAATGCCTTCAAGCTCACGCCCGCAGGCCAAACCGTGACGATGACGCTTGGTTACGCCCCTGACCAACTTACCTTTAGGGTGGCCGACACCGGTATCAGTATTGCTGCCGATCATCTGGCCCACATTTTCGAGCGCTTTTATCAGGTCGATGGAAACACCAACCGCCCCTAAGAACCTCTCCTCTTTCGCCAAGCTCTTCCAGGAACGATACGGTGTCCTGCCCTCGCACTACCCAAACCCTTAGTCCAACCCCCTCATCTCGTAGGTAGAGCAGCGAGCGGTTCACTCCCTTCTTGGTTTAAGTGCTAATCGCGTAGTGGTTTTGATAGGGTCGTGTAGCGACCTACTGGTTGTAGAAACCAGCGATACCCCAAGCCCTTCCGTCGTGTAGCGACCTAATGAAACCTATTCGGTTAGGTCGCCAGGCGACGATGCTCTTCGCTCCGCTACCCACTGCCAGCAGGGTCTGAAGGGATGAAACATATTTCTTTTTTGCTTTTTTAGGCCGGTGTTACAGGAGTGGTAAAGAATGTAACGAGCGTGTTAGCGCTTGAGTGAACCAGGTAAGTACTTAGTACCGCTAATGCACAAGGTTCATTTTACCAACTCAATTCATGAAAACCTCTGCTTATTGCTCCGATCGTCTGTAAAGGCCATAATCTACCGATGTACTCAGTAGATGCTTTGCTGGTCAGTTTAGGTAGCCTTGATTCGGGCTCATTCATCATGCCGTCTGCCATATAACTAACGCCCATTTTTTCTATGAAGAATCACTACGTCCTTTGTCTTTTACTTTTTGTATTAGGAACGCAGGCTACTCAGGCCCAATCCCCTGTTATTATCAGTCTCTCGCCTTCGAGTGGGTAGATGGGGACTTCTGTTATCATCAATGGTACCGGTTTCACGGGTACTACGAGTGCCCGATTCGGTGAAAAATCAGCTTCATTCACCGTTAATTCCAGCACCCAGATTAAGGCCATTGTGCCGCGAGGGGCTTCTACTGAGTGTGGGATTCACCATTAGCCGGACGAGTGCCAATTCGGGAAGTGTGTCCAACATTACGGTGAACGTGGCCGATGACAGTAGTGGCAGTTATGATGTGAACCGGCTCAACAATGTCTATGCCCGTATTATTTCGGGCTTGTAAGCAATGAGAGTGGGGCCACCGCTTTAGGGGCCTGAATCGATGGCCCCACTCGTTATTTTTGTTTTATAAAATTCTATTATACTCATCTAACCCATATGTGCACAATGTTTACCTGTATGCCAAAGCGGTATGCCGCTGGCCACATTCTGTTTAGTAGCCTCCTTTGTTTTTGGGTAAGTCAAATTGCCGTGTTCGGTCTGTCGAGGCCAACCGGCTCAACCAACGCTAGCTTATCCTCTATAGCGCCTGCGCCCACTACACCAACCATACATTTGTCGGCACCAGGCTCTGTTTCGGCGGTAGAAACCAATAAGTGCTATCGGCTGGTGTCTAGGCTCAGCGGCAAAGTGATTGGGATTGATGGCAATGGTCAGGGCGATGGAAACCAGCTTCGCCAGCAAACCAATACCAATCAGCTTACGCAGGGCTGGCGATTTACACCTGCCGACGGTGACTATTACAGCATCACGGTTTTAGCCACCCAGAAAGGTATGCAGGTTGCTAACTCCTCGACGGCCAATGATGCCCTGGTAGAGCAATGGACCTATTGGGGCGGGGCTCATCAACAATGGCGGTTGGTCCGTAATTCGGAAGGTTACTTCAGTTTTGTCAACCGCAACTCCGGTAAAGCCATTACCGTACGTAATTCCAGTACAGCCGACGAGGCACAGATCAGCCAGATGACGCTGGGAACGGGGCAGCAACAGCAATGGAGCATCGAAGAACGTAGCTGTACCACTACAGCTACCAATCAGTCGCCGGTAGCGGTGGCTACGGCGACGTCGTTAACGGGTACAGCGCCCCTAAGCGTAACGTTTACGGGCAGTCAATCCTCTGATCCCGATGGCGACCCAATTACCTACCAATGGGACTTTGGCGATGGTACAACGTCCACCCAGGCCAACCCCGTGAAAGTGTTTACCCAAACCCAGGGTAGAGGGGGCTCTCCCGTGCTAAGCTATCTGGTTAAATTCGTTGTATCGGATAACAAAGGAGCAATCAGTAATGCCCAAACATTTTATGTGTCGCTGGGCAACACAGCGCCGACGGCCAGGATCACAACGCCGGCTGATCGCTCTACGTACGTTCTCGATAAAGCCGCTTCCTACACCGCAACCGCTGCCGTTACAGACGAATCACCGGGTAACCTGACGTATTTTTGGCAAATGAAGCTGCGCCAAAACGGTCAGGACCAGCTGCAGACAACCTCTTTAAGTGCTACTCCTGCCCTTACGGTACAACCTGTGGGCTGCATCAATGGTGAAGATTACTACTATGTACTCACGTTGAAAGTGACGGATATCGCTGGTCTTTCAGCGCAGGATTCCGTCAAAATTTACCCGGACTGCAACTCGTCTAAACTGATCGTTACGGGCCTGACGGCTACCTCCCTGAGCAGCACCAGTGTACGGCTCAACTGGACCAATCCAACCCTCCCCTTCGATGACGTACTGGTGCTGGGTAAAGCGGCTTCCCGGTCTAACGGTATCCCTCAGGACTTACATTACACAGCGAATCCTAGCTTTACCGGTAATGGGTCAGACTTTTTAGGGGGTAAGGTCCTCTATCAGGGTAGTGGCACATCGGTAACCGTAACCGATCTGACTCCAGGAGTGCAGTACTTTTTCCGGGTCTATGCCCGCAAAGACCGTACCTGGTCGGGGGGAGTAGAAGTCACTGCGCCCGGCAACCGTCCACCGGTAGCGGTGGCGACAACGAGCTCACTGACCGGTTCAGCCCCACTGAGCGTGACCTTCACCGGCAGCCAATCCTACGACCCCGACGGCGACGTGCTTGCCTATGAATGGGGCTTTAGTGATGGCACTGTTTTGTACGGCGCTAATCAGGTGAAAACGTTTTCCATCCAAACAGGTCAGCACGGGTCAGGTACTATTAGTAGGTATACCGCCCAACTTACCGTGATCGATACGAAAGGGCAACGAAGCTCCAGCCCACTATTTACGATCTCGCTGAACACGGATCAAACCACGCCACCTGGTTCTGTTTCGGCAGTTGATCCCAGCAAATGCTATCGGCTGGTGTCCCGCGTCAGTGGTAAAGTGATGGGCGTGGAAGGCAGTTCGCTGGACGATGGTGCCCCCATCCGTCAGCGGACCGATGCCAATCAGCTTGCTCAAGGCTGGCGATTTGAATCGGTCGGTAATGGCTTCTACAAAATCGGCGCTTTGCATAGCAACAAAGCCATGGATGTGGTCTATGGATCGCAGGATAATGGCGCGGGCATTCAGCAATGGACCTTCAATGGCAACTGGAGTTACAACCAGCACTTTGCTCTCCAGCGAAATGCCAGCGGCTACTTCCAGATTACCAACCGGAATTCAGCCAAGGCCCTTGAGGTGCAGAACGGCAATATGATTGA
This window of the Spirosoma aerolatum genome carries:
- a CDS encoding IPT/TIG domain-containing protein — its product is MGTSVIINGTGFTGTTSARFGEKSASFTVNSSTQIKAIVPRGASTECGIHH
- a CDS encoding sensor histidine kinase, with protein sequence MIQRNAQRLLKLINQLLDLSKLEAGQLQAESKPGELTAFFRTLASSFSSFAESRHIPFTFSQTQTPGWVAFDHHKLETVVTNLLANAFKLTPAGQTVTMTLGYAPDQLTFRVADTGISIAADHLAHIFERFYQVDGNTNRP
- a CDS encoding RICIN domain-containing protein, which codes for MPKRYAAGHILFSSLLCFWVSQIAVFGLSRPTGSTNASLSSIAPAPTTPTIHLSAPGSVSAVETNKCYRLVSRLSGKVIGIDGNGQGDGNQLRQQTNTNQLTQGWRFTPADGDYYSITVLATQKGMQVANSSTANDALVEQWTYWGGAHQQWRLVRNSEGYFSFVNRNSGKAITVRNSSTADEAQISQMTLGTGQQQQWSIEERSCTTTATNQSPVAVATATSLTGTAPLSVTFTGSQSSDPDGDPITYQWDFGDGTTSTQANPVKVFTQTQGRGGSPVLSYLVKFVVSDNKGAISNAQTFYVSLGNTAPTARITTPADRSTYVLDKAASYTATAAVTDESPGNLTYFWQMKLRQNGQDQLQTTSLSATPALTVQPVGCINGEDYYYVLTLKVTDIAGLSAQDSVKIYPDCNSSKLIVTGLTATSLSSTSVRLNWTNPTLPFDDVLVLGKAASRSNGIPQDLHYTANPSFTGNGSDFLGGKVLYQGSGTSVTVTDLTPGVQYFFRVYARKDRTWSGGVEVTAPGNRPPVAVATTSSLTGSAPLSVTFTGSQSYDPDGDVLAYEWGFSDGTVLYGANQVKTFSIQTGQHGSGTISRYTAQLTVIDTKGQRSSSPLFTISLNTDQTTPPGSVSAVDPSKCYRLVSRVSGKVMGVEGSSLDDGAPIRQRTDANQLAQGWRFESVGNGFYKIGALHSNKAMDVVYGSQDNGAGIQQWTFNGNWSYNQHFALQRNASGYFQITNRNSAKALEVQNGNMIEGGMVIQNTPSGTPNQQWSIEERSCTTSPPSSTTTSPPSSTTSTASIDPAKCYRIQSRSSGLTLTVPAGSPSDGAALKQNTNTDQSWQKWRFTAVDGAYYSISVLHTQKGIQVNSSSTTDNALVEQWTYWGGSHQQWSAQRSADGFYTFINRNSTKAMTVQSASTAEGASIIQQAAGSGQNQQWSLIETTCPASARVGAVELKETFRLYPNPAHDFVLIDLKAVTGQPVSLQLADLLGRPLQQIHLDIAPTEPYRFNTSQLSSGVYLIQITPAGQPSTTLRLLIQE
- a CDS encoding NAD-dependent epimerase/dehydratase family protein produces the protein MRVLLTGVSSFLGAHTAIQLLEKGYQVVGTLRDIGRANDMRTIIGQHTDKIEQLAFVEADLADTAIWDKLVEGVDFVQHIASPFPHGEPTHEANVIVPAKEGTLAILKAASKHQLKRVVLTSAIGASFYGKPKGQQSGVYDETVWTDETNRADTTAYYRSKTIAEKAAWAFMEQDASGLELTTVLPGALLGPVLEKDYGHTPEIILNLLNRRVPAVPNVGFDLVDVRSAADLLLRAMEASQAAGQRFLGTAGYLSFRQIAALLNENYPDRKIPSGTIPSWLLQVLGWFDPSLAAVVVDLDKERKGNSNKAKQLLDWQPINSREAVLSCADSMFRVGLISE
- a CDS encoding (2Fe-2S)-binding protein — its product is MKPYTLMINGKAYSVTADPTMPLLWVIRDVVGLKGTKFGCGMGLCGACTVHLDGQPIRSCQIPIDLIKRNQTIMTIEGLSKAGDHIVQKAWVEHQVPQCGYCQSGQIMSAVALLKANPSPTDADIDAAMGGNICRCGTYVRIRQAIHSAASAMRQAKKATPSSPAKKQPSVR
- a CDS encoding helix-turn-helix domain-containing protein codes for the protein MKESSPYPIRTIAEYHQLLGLPKPRHPLFSVIDHQDVTQFSDDRLRTKTYGFYTISMKKGYVGTMKYGQTYYDFDEGAMVFHGPRQVITSELTDELQLRGWSLLIHPDFIHPYPLFNRLKAYGFFSYALSEALHPSEQEIQLIETLMGTIRYEYQAGIDNFSQDILISQLELLLNYCNRFYHRQFLTRKKANHDVLSRLEAWLQDYFATDKAARLGVPTVQQVADQLQLSTAYLSDMLRVLTGQSAQQHLTDHVIERGKELLATTSLTVGEIAFRLGYENPQGFHKLFKAKTQQTPLAFRAAMN
- a CDS encoding xanthine dehydrogenase family protein molybdopterin-binding subunit gives rise to the protein MTSHNLSRRAFIRRTSVSGAALLLGISTGGPSFLVAQTDPLARPPENFSPYIQIDPLGVITLYNPKPELGQGTFQSLPALICEELEVTLEQVTIVHTNGEKIFGDSQFSAGSMSVKSLYTALRTVGAAARQMLLMAASQRWAVPIETCYAQQGRIVHRPTGRQFTYGELAGEAAQLTVPQHPPLKEPANFTLIGKSVPRPDVPAKTTGETVFGIDVDLPGMLYASIERCPVIGGKLVKFDASKALRMPGVAGVFPVKRTLGRYEYTGVGIVARSYWAALQARKGLIIDWDVEGLNTFASAEFENTLRALHTQPGLAINPVGDFETAYAQAPRHLEAFYETPMVAHSPMEPMNCVALWSGEQVEIWVSTQVPGALTGSGPSFMVDLPKTLGIPAENITLHTQFCGGGFGRRLYLDFIVEAIELAKLTGKPVKSVWTREDTTQQGPFRPMTFSAMKAGLSSEGKVLAFQHKIIAPSIAESLSGTFDGTKLDGRMSEGVSDQAYEIGAMKNTYVRADTHIPLGSWRSVTSSTTAFAHECFIDELAHQAGQDPLAFRLAMLTKASDTKRMLLKLKDVSGWDKPLPAGRARGIAQWAFFAGLCGQVVEVSRQPDGQIKVDKVVAVIDLGTVVHPDNVKNQVEGAIVMALTAATKPGITFAGGKVTQSNFHDSPVLRMNETPKIEVHILADGGPMKGVGEPGLPPLAPALANALFALTGKRLRTLPIDLASIR